The sequence below is a genomic window from Kitasatospora kifunensis.
CGATCCTTCCCGGGGTGTCGTGGGTGGCCAGGAAGAACGCGCAGGACTGCGAAACCCGCTGCGCCTGCTGCATGTTGTGGGTGACGATCACGATGGTCAGCCGACCGCGCAGCTCCGCGATGGTCTCCTCGACCCGGCGGGTGGAGGTCGGGTCGAGCGCCGAACACGGCTCGTCCATCAGCAGGATCTCCGGCTCGACCGCCAACGAGCGGGCGATGCACAGCCGTTGCTGCTGACCGCCGGAGAGCGCACCGCCCGGGGTGCCGAGCCGACTGCTGACCTCGTTCCACAGGCCGGCCCGGCGCAGGCTCTCCTCGATCAGGTGTTCGCGGTACTCCTTGCTCACCTTGATGCCGGCCAGCTTGAGCCCGCTGGCCACGTTGTCGCCGATCGACATCGCCGGGAACGGGTTGGGCCGCTGGAAGACCATCCCGATCCGGCGGCGCACCTCGGTGGGCCGCCGGCCGTGCGCGTAGACGTCCTCGCCCTCCAGCAGGACCTCGCCGGCCAGTTGGGCACCGCGGACCATCTCGTGCATTCGGTTGAGGATGCGCAGGTAGGTGGACTTGCCGCAGCCGGAGGGCCCGATCAGCGCGGTGACCTCGCCGGCCGCCATGGTGAGCGAGACCCGCTCCAGCACCTTGTGCGAGCCGAACCAGGCGGAGATGTCCCGGGTCGCGAGGCCGCTGAGCCGGGCCGGCTCCGCCGCGCGGGGCTCCTGGGAGACGGTGATGGTCATCGAACGGGTCCTTTAGTAGAGGTTGGGCAGCAGGGCGGCGACGTTCTCGTAGCAGGCCCAGAGCAGCGCGGCCAGGATCGGGGTGAAGGTCAGGTAGGCCGCCCGCCGGACCCAGTAGCGCACCGCCAGCGTGGCGAGCAGCACCGCGCCCAGCAGGGCGGCGCCCCAGAGCTGGAAGGCGGCCAGCGCCCCGATGTCCTGGGCCAGCGCGTGGTCGGCGGCCACCTGGGCGGGCCGACCCTGCGGGTTGGGCTGCGGGTCGCCGCTGAGGCGGGCCCCGACCAGCACGGTACTGGTCGGGATCCAGCCGGAGTTGCTGGTGGTGAGCACCAGCCGGTCGGGGTCGGGGTCGCGCACCGGATGCGTGCCGTCGCCGTAGATGTTGACGGTGTAGGTGAACTGGCCCTGCCCGGTGGAGACGAAGATCTGGTCACCGACCCGCAGTTCGGACAGCCGCCCGAACGGCGACCCGAACGAGGCGCCGCGTCCGAACAGGACGGACACCCCGGCCTGCCCCGGCAGCGCGGTGTCCCGACGGTGGCCGGGCCCGCGCATCAGGTCGCGCCCGGTGGTGCCCTCCACCACCACGACGTGGTGCAGCCCGATCTTCGGGATGTCGATGATCGCCACCGGCTTGCCGTCCGCCGCCGATCCCACCGGCGCGGTGGCCTGGGCGAGTTGGTAGCGGAAGGTCCGGTAGGCGGCCGCCTGGTAGTGCGCCTCCTGCAGTGGGGAGAGCGCGGTCAGGTAGACGGCGAAACCGAGCAGCAGGGCGGAGAGCAGGGTGGTGGCCCAGGCAGCCTGGAGCAGCAGGCGACGCCGGCGGGAGGGCCCGAATGACTGGACCGACGGCTCGTCAACTACCGCAGGCATGGCCGTTTCCAGCACCACGGTGTCGTCCGTCCCGCTGCTGCCCGTGCTCGCCGGGGCCGCCGTCGGCGCGGTGGGCGCGGTCATCGCGGCCCCCCGGCGGAACCGGCGTCGGACTGGCGACGGCGACGCAGCCAGCCCCCGAGGAACGGTGGAACGGCCACCACGGCGAGCAGTTCAACCGCGGTGATGGTGCTCAGCGCCCAGTTCTGCGGAGCGCCACCGACGTTGACCACGCTCGCCGCGACATCACTCGCGCCGCCACCGCCGCCACCGGCCGCGACCACCTCGCCGGTCTGCGGGTCGATGGTGGTCCCGCCGCCGCCGGAACCCGAGCCGTCACCGGTGCCGCCGCCCGCCGCGCCGCCACCGCCGCCCGAGCCGCCAGCACCGCCTGCGCCACCGGTCCCCGAACCACCGCCGCTCGTCGTGCCGTTGGCGGATCCACCGGTGCCACCGGATCCACCTGAGCCACCTGAGCCACCAGTGCCGCCCCCGCCCTTGCTGCCGCCGGTGCCCGACCCCGTCTTTCCGGTACCGCCACCGGTTGCGCCCCCGCCCGCACCGCCCGTGCCACCCGAGCCGCCGCCACCGCCACTGGCGCCGCCGCCCGCACCGCTGCCGCCACCCGTGCCGCCGCCGGAGCCGCCCGAAACACCGCCGGAGCCCGAACCGGTGGGCGTGCCCGTGGGGTTGCTGCGGTTGCAGGTCAGCGGTTCACCCTGATAGTCGCACTGGTTGGGCATCGGGGCGTTGGTCAGGATGGTCAACTGACCCGAGGAGTCGAAGGTCGGGTTGGCGCAGTTGTTCAGCGTGTTGGGATCGACGTTGCCGTTGTATCCCGGAATGTGGGTGACCTGGAGCAGCCCACCGCGCACCAGCCCGCGCGGGATCGGGGAGTAGCCGATCGAGTCGATGCCGCTCTTGCCGGTCGCCTGGCCCGCGCAGAGCACGTAGTCCAGGTACTGGCTCAGCGCCGCGCCCTTGGCGGGGGTGAAGCGCGGCACCTGTGGCAGGCCGCTGCCGTCGCGCGGGACGATCACGTAGCTGTAGCTGGAGATCGGGTAGGAGCGCTTGTCGGGGTTGGTGTAGACGCCGTCGAGGTCCTGCTGCAGGAAGTTGGGGTCGGTCGGCGGGGTGTTGTCGTCGACGCCGCGGATCTTCGCGGCGGTCAGCGCGACCGCCACGTTGGAGGCGGTGGGCAGCGTGTAGTACCCGGCCGGGTTGAGCACCTTGACCACCGGCCAGCCGCTGGTCAGCGCGAAGGCGTACTCGTCGTAGCCGATCGCGCCCGTGTCGGCGGGCTGCTCGATGTAGTGCGCGACCTGGTCGGAGCCGTTCTGCGCGATCATCCGGCCGGAGGGCGGGAAGAACTCGGTGTAGTCGCCGCAGCTCACCTGGTTGACGCGTCGGCAGTACTGGTCCCACTGCCCCTGGTGGGTGTGCTCCATCCAGC
It includes:
- a CDS encoding phosphate ABC transporter ATP-binding protein; translated protein: MTITVSQEPRAAEPARLSGLATRDISAWFGSHKVLERVSLTMAAGEVTALIGPSGCGKSTYLRILNRMHEMVRGAQLAGEVLLEGEDVYAHGRRPTEVRRRIGMVFQRPNPFPAMSIGDNVASGLKLAGIKVSKEYREHLIEESLRRAGLWNEVSSRLGTPGGALSGGQQQRLCIARSLAVEPEILLMDEPCSALDPTSTRRVEETIAELRGRLTIVIVTHNMQQAQRVSQSCAFFLATHDTPGRIVEAGPTEQLFTDPVDQRTADYVNGRFG
- a CDS encoding substrate-binding domain-containing protein; the protein is MPWATAHRPARAPGARRGAGRTLALLLSFSLTVLALLLGGSGTAFASTTLNADGSSWAGPAIEKWRTDVADQGINLNFNPNGSAAGRQQWENGQDDFTASDVPFRTASDNGASQDQHGAGIGNAENPTYNYSYVPITAGGTAFMYNLSIGGKQITDLRLSPQNIVDIFTGKVTWWDDQSITASYGKTLPHLQITPVIRSDGSGATAQFSRWMEHTHQGQWDQYCRRVNQVSCGDYTEFFPPSGRMIAQNGSDQVAHYIEQPADTGAIGYDEYAFALTSGWPVVKVLNPAGYYTLPTASNVAVALTAAKIRGVDDNTPPTDPNFLQQDLDGVYTNPDKRSYPISSYSYVIVPRDGSGLPQVPRFTPAKGAALSQYLDYVLCAGQATGKSGIDSIGYSPIPRGLVRGGLLQVTHIPGYNGNVDPNTLNNCANPTFDSSGQLTILTNAPMPNQCDYQGEPLTCNRSNPTGTPTGSGSGGVSGGSGGGTGGGSGAGGGASGGGGGSGGTGGAGGGATGGGTGKTGSGTGGSKGGGGTGGSGGSGGSGGTGGSANGTTSGGGSGTGGAGGAGGSGGGGGAAGGGTGDGSGSGGGGTTIDPQTGEVVAAGGGGGGASDVAASVVNVGGAPQNWALSTITAVELLAVVAVPPFLGGWLRRRRQSDAGSAGGPR
- a CDS encoding sortase; amino-acid sequence: MTAPTAPTAAPASTGSSGTDDTVVLETAMPAVVDEPSVQSFGPSRRRRLLLQAAWATTLLSALLLGFAVYLTALSPLQEAHYQAAAYRTFRYQLAQATAPVGSAADGKPVAIIDIPKIGLHHVVVVEGTTGRDLMRGPGHRRDTALPGQAGVSVLFGRGASFGSPFGRLSELRVGDQIFVSTGQGQFTYTVNIYGDGTHPVRDPDPDRLVLTTSNSGWIPTSTVLVGARLSGDPQPNPQGRPAQVAADHALAQDIGALAAFQLWGAALLGAVLLATLAVRYWVRRAAYLTFTPILAALLWACYENVAALLPNLY